The stretch of DNA tctcatttctcaaaattcaataaaacatcttaattcaaatcatttcactattattcactactatttatagatacTATGAGATACTTTTAAGTGTCCAGACGAGTCCTCAATGTATTAATACTATATTCACATCAAGtgatttaacataatttaaatgactttttataaatattgaaagtcacaaaaaaatgatagatgaaTTAGTTTTCACAAGTCATAAgttggtttgagaaaaaggacGAGGGAGGGATTGAATTAGGAATTATTTCCATAAGAAATCAGCCATAAAATCGTCATTTTGATTCTAATATAAGAATGCAAACGGATAAAAAGAGGGCTTGTCTATAAGGTGGAAAGATTAAATTATTGGgtttattataaagtttaatgtTGATATCTATAGTAAAAAAGGAGGATATTGGATATTGGACTAATAATTGGTCAAGTACTGCACAAAGGAAAGTTAGAaacaaatcttattttataaattatagttaatagatattcaaattttattttttattttttagaagaagcggtaccaaatcattttatttatatactctTGCTTTTGGTAGAGAAATATCGTATACAAAACGAAAAAATGTCTTGGAGATTACATATGAAATCCCGTAACCAAATCCTTTGCAAAACATTATATTGCTATTGGACTATGTACAAAAGATGTATTATATaagaagataaattatatttgcaatcgtaGACTGCGCAAGCgttgagtaattttttttaaaaaaagtgagtaaatacaaaactcataaaaaaaaaactaatcttttaatagtaaaaccctctttttttctaaaagattGCATGACACTTACGCATTTAGTGACTGAATCTAGCATTACTGATAAGAACATAACAAGAAAAAGCAAGTTTAATGTCTCAATTGAGGTAAACAAAATCCATACAAAACCCAACTTAAATACTGAATATTAATGCATCTGATGGGGGGGTGATGTGGGTGTGCTGTGTGTACTTCAGTTCCACAAGATCATCAATTCTAACTTCGTCCTTGTGGTTGAGATTgagagaacaaaataaaaaataaaataaaataatattagcatGTATTGGTTCTTTTTTGCGTAGAACCAATAGAATGGATATGGATGGTTCAAAGGAAGTTAGGAAGAATGATGGAGATTGGGTTTTTAGGAATAAGGCGGATGTCACTTGTATTAATGGTACCTAATGATGTAAACGTGTCGAGAAATGATGCGAtcctttatataattatattttaaatgaacatttttgtaaaatagcTTATGaaactaattctattttacctaaataccatcattttaaaacatggttATAAAAAAGtcgtaaaagaaaaattgcacATTGTTATAAATACATGCATGAATTTGGTGGATGATCATTTATGAGTtatttggatgtatgaaatatgttgagttattaacttttagatagataattgaaaaaggtgTGGTCCTatcaatgattaattttttttaatgatgattttatttatatataatagtgataaatattatatgattttattttttatttatatttaatagtgataaatattatactgattttattttttatttatatataatagtgataaatattatagaatgtttgtgactagttatgagtagatattgaagtgggtttgtgagtcctattgagagtattttgagttgtttggatgtatgaagtatgttgagttgttgacttttggatagataattgaaaaagatgtgggtcccatcaatgattgatttttttaattataattttatttatatataatagtgataaatattatagtttaGAGACTTTAGTACGAAAATTGTTCATTGTGTCTTGAGCATCATttgtacaatataaaaaatttaaaatgaataatattaatctcCGGAAGAACTGCTTTTATGTTACAATTTTCCAACTCTCATGCTacttttaggccttgtttgaGTAATGAGATATTCTAATATATTCtcataatttctcataattttatatccaaacatcactaaaaaacgaatgataaaagaaaatgataggcGTACTACCTCCTACCACCCGTTCACTACtcgctttatttattttttatatgttttgttattattattttttacttaataattaatgaagtgACTACTAgtgaaattgtatatattttttaaattttttcttatgattaaggatgttaaaaaaatacttaaaataaaataataaaataaaataaaattttcaaatacacTATTGAGTAGTGAACGGGTGGTAGGAAATAGTAAGCTTGTCATTATCCAAAcaataaaacacttttcaatttcaatttttaactttttcatctaatttttatccaaacacaaaatccaatatatctttttcaaatttccaaacaaagcattaaaaacaatacaacttttttaaattttaaaataaaaataatattaaaaaattatgttcaaataaatttttaatatttttattttactttttctttcttctaccaaaactgaataaaatattttaattcaaaccattttacaattattcataaatcattccataattattaattatgagATATTATAATCGTCTAAGCCCCGTTTGGATTGCAAGATactctcatctcattccatctcatttcaacatctaaataagacacaattttaaaattttcatctaatcattataaatttttcaaatttttaaataacatacaaaaaataagaaaaatgtctACTAagacccttttcttttcttttcattttaacttagtgattaaataaatatttttttaatgatgttttgaatttttttaaaatgtttaagaatataaaaaaatgtatgaaaaaaatacatttagtCTTATCAGGGGACATTTTGTCTGGCTACACCCTCTGTGGGTGTagcatgaataaaaaaataatttaattttttcaactcttaaaataaaaataatattttaagaatattttaattttataatatctttattcaaaattttctcttttcttttataaaattctataaaatgtcTTGATTCAAAtaacttaattattattcacaaattattttacttctaTTTTTCACATATCAATTCATCGCTATTtgacataatatattatgaaaaattcagTCAAGATCATTTGAATCAATTGCCAATAACTTggtttctcattaaaaaaatcaaggaTCAAATCTCTCCtcccatgtataaaaaaaatatatatatatattataacaaattctattcatcatctttatataaataatgagtagaaaatttcaatttatttaagaaaaataaaattaaaaaaaaacattttaaaaaaatataatatataatgtgcaCGAATAATGATCAGCAAGTTGACATATTATACCACGAGCAATGATAGAATGACAGCCTATCTACCATTCATTTacaacttattaataaaaatatatttttttataatttaaatgcatcaaatcaaaatcaaaatcaaaatcaaaataatatattattttattctaagatTATAGACAAGTAGTAGAGTTCTAAGTGTTTTATTATTACGGTTATGTGATACTGACTTACTGAGGTCCCAGTTGGCTCCAGTGCTCCACGCCGTTTCTGTCGGAATGCCGAGAAATAATTGAGACTCCTACGTCAAAAATATGACACGTGTACAGTCCAGCTCAAACGTACTTTCCAGCCTACTCTCCACCGACAGCAACTTCGGTAATATAGTCCCGAGGGTCACTCTCACCTTCAACTGAAACCCTGAATGGAACCCTAATCCCCAATTGTTCTATCCAACAGTTCTTTAATTTTAAGGTTTCTGAAAGTACTCCACAGCCGAATCCCCATTGCACAGAATATAACTTGATTAAATGTAGATGTAATGTAGAATTCTCTTGCTAATGCTCCGTTTCGAGATGGGTCAGACCTGGTTCGAGCCAATGCTGCCGAGGGTTCCGAGGAGGCTCTGGTTAGGGTTCCAAAAATCAATGGGTGTCCTCGTGGGTGGGAATCACACCTCCTCCAGGTTTTGCACTCGTTAATTGCCTCTCTCTATTGATCTCTCGATCTCATTTCGGCTTATTACCTCTCAAAGTTGCATTCTATTACTCTTGAGTTTTGTCACATCTTCAAGACTTGCTCTTCGATTTACTCAAGGATCGGGACAATCTAAAACTCCTCGCATCTCATGGATTTGAAGGCCGTGAGATTTCAGATCCTTCATGGGTCTATAGCGAGGCGCGTGCTTTATCGATCTCTCGCAATCGCCTCGGCTATTTCGATCATTCCCATGCTGTACGTTTTATCTGGTTCCGATTTGGGAACGTTTGCTTCCGTGGCCTCCAGTGTCTGTGCCACGAGTCCGGGCTTCGCAATTGCGAGTATGGGTCCGGGCACATATTGGTTTCGTACCCAGCTCCTGAATCCCATTTGGGGCTCATTTCAATCGGTGCACTGCAAGGAAAATGTGAATTTGACCGTTAATGTGGTTAGAGAGCTTGTGGATAAGAACTTATTGAAATATAATGCTAAAGCTCTCTTTGTTGGAGATGGACCGGCCTTTGCCGTGTTGGCATTGCGAGATCTGGGGTTCTCCAATGCCTGTGGTGTTTATGGGCACCGCTTTTTCTCGCTTAATCGGAAACAGTTTGTTCATGAGCTTGACTACATGGACAATTCATTTGATTTCGTGTTGTCCAGGGACGTAGACTTGGTTTCTGTCCCTGCATTGCTTGTGCTCGAAATTGAGCGGGTTCTTAGCCCAGGTGGGATTGGTGCCATGCTTGTGGGTGCTAGTGGTTCGGCCCCAAATGGCTTGATTAGGTCTGCCACCCCAATTTCATCCTTGCTGAAAAGTTCCACTGTCGTGCATGTTGGTTATGTGCACAACTTTACTCTGGTTGTCTTTAAGAAAAGAATCGAAAATGCCAGTTATTTCAAGCAGTATTGCCTTCCTTCTGATTGCCTGTCTTTGACAAATAATAAGCCTTTCATGGACCAAATTGAGCCCCTTGTGGAGAAAAAATCAATGGGATTTGAGAACTGGTATTCTTATTTGCCCAAGCTTATGAATATTGGTTATAGGAAGCGATTAGTCTATATTGATATTGGGGCAAGGGTGCATCTACACTCTAATGTTATAAATTGGTTCCTGCCCTCCTATCCCATTGATAGCAAAGCATtcaatgtttattttgttaaccATAACACTTCAGTGCTGTTATCCTATGTCAAAAAACCTGGTATCACCTTTGTATATCATCCTGGCTTGGCTGGAAACAGGGCTTCAGCTGATCTTAGTACTGATGAAGATGTTGATCCGCCTTCGCAAAATGAAGGGTTTGATTTTCTTTCCTGGTTTCAAGAAACAGTGCAATATGCAGATTTTGTGGTTCTAAAGATGAACTCAGGTAAGGTGGAAAGGAAATTCTTGTTGGAGTTATTTGAAAGTGGAGCAATATGCTTCGTAGATGAGATGTTCCTTCATTGTGAAGACGGAGGAGATGGTGAAGGTGCATTGAAGGGAGACTGCATGGACCTCTTCAAGGGCCTTAGAAGCCATGGTGTCTTTGTCCATCAGTGGTGGGGAGACTAAGCATGGTGAAATcttggtttcatttattttgtttgaaccGTCTTCATTCTAGTTCTGCTGTTATTGTATGTTGTTCGTGTTTGTTGTTTAGGATGTACGAACATCCAATTGCCTTGTGGTTGGGCATTTAAGCTAAATAAGCAACCACACATGCTAGTGTTCGAGTCTGTCATTAGGATGTATGAACATCCGAATTGCCTTGTGGTTGGCAACCATATGCATTTCTAGTCAATCAGGAAATTTGTTGTGCGTCCTTGTGTCTTCATCTTCATTATTTCGATTTGAACTCATTTGGATAATTCTTGTAGCTGCTTTGACAGGCGCAAATGCTGTGTCCCGCTAGTAATAAAATCTTTGAAGCTAGGCTACAATTGCGAAATATGcaacttcaaattttttatttgtttgaatatgtaaaTAAATCGTGAATACGGTCCAAGCCCAACTTTATGTTGAGACTTGGTAAGGTATGGATTTTCCCTGGAAGAGCCTGATAGGATTTGCAGCCTTCGGTTGGTTTGTACCGCAAAGGTCATGAATCATGATCGTGCAGGATTCAATCTCATTAATCTCACAAATGAGATTGTCGCTGATTCTGTCCCGCGCCACGACAATAAGTTTAAGGGACAGTATTTTCAACGGCCCCTCGAGTCTTTTGCGACACGACAAGTAATGATTTCACATACGAGAAATCACTAGCGGACGTACAAGAGGTGTTGATAATGGAGCTTTGCTGCCTGGCTTTGGGCCTTCCTGATCCAACTTCATTACTCTTTTGAGACTACCGACTGCTTGTGCTGATTCagtttgaaatcttttttcAGACTTTTTGCCCAAATGAGAGATCCATTCTCAGGGAAATATAGGAAAAAGTCATGACACCACATTTTCCCACTCTCTCATCTGTCTCATAGATAAGTAAGGCTGGCTAAAGCACCAAATCAAATAGTTAGTAATAGAGTGCCACAAGGATAAAGATCAAGAAGGTTTAACAAATTTTCGAGCAGCACAGGAAATGGGCCTTTTGTCCCTCGGTTTAGCTCAGCTTAGCCCTGCATCCTTCTCTCCAGTACAAATGAAAATCTTTCTTCCTGCCTCTTCATCTCCCATTTTAGCTTATCTTTCTTCTCATGGGGGATGGTAGGGgctgatatttttgtaaattgatgttatttttatgaggtgttttacaaaaataacccaatttttaaaaataattgtgttaatATCGTTCCCATAAACAATTACATCATATCAAATACTACAGATTGGATGCGCTCCGGGATCACCTCTAGTTCCATGATTAGGCCccgtttgaatttaaagataagttgaaatagtttgtaataataataaaatttgtgacttaaaat from Juglans regia cultivar Chandler chromosome 4, Walnut 2.0, whole genome shotgun sequence encodes:
- the LOC108981561 gene encoding uncharacterized protein LOC108981561 — encoded protein: MLRFEMGQTWFEPMLPRVPRRLWLGFQKSMGVLVGGNHTSSRRVLYRSLAIASAISIIPMLYVLSGSDLGTFASVASSVCATSPGFAIASMGPGTYWFRTQLLNPIWGSFQSVHCKENVNLTVNVVRELVDKNLLKYNAKALFVGDGPAFAVLALRDLGFSNACGVYGHRFFSLNRKQFVHELDYMDNSFDFVLSRDVDLVSVPALLVLEIERVLSPGGIGAMLVGASGSAPNGLIRSATPISSLLKSSTVVHVGYVHNFTLVVFKKRIENASYFKQYCLPSDCLSLTNNKPFMDQIEPLVEKKSMGFENWYSYLPKLMNIGYRKRLVYIDIGARVHLHSNVINWFLPSYPIDSKAFNVYFVNHNTSVLLSYVKKPGITFVYHPGLAGNRASADLSTDEDVDPPSQNEGFDFLSWFQETVQYADFVVLKMNSGKVERKFLLELFESGAICFVDEMFLHCEDGGDGEGALKGDCMDLFKGLRSHGVFVHQWWGD